TAATAGCATCAGGACAACAATTGCCATTAGTGATCAAGCCCTCGGTGGAAGGGGTTAACTTGATTCATTGGACCAGCCATCATCGAGATTGGTTGGAAACGAAGTTGTTACAGCATGGCGGCATTCTGTTCCGCAACTTTGCCATCAATAACCCAGAGGATCTTGAGCAACTAACCCAAGCCATTTCCAGCGATTTGCTCAGTTATTCTTACCGCTCAACACCGCGTACCCAAGTTAAAGGCAAAATTTATACTTCAACGGAATATCCAGCAGATCGATCCATTCCTTTACACAATGAAATGTCTTATACCCGTAGCTGGCCGATGAAAATTTGGTTTGCCTGTCTGCAACCAGCGGCCGAAGGGGGAGAAACCCCAATTGCTGATAGCCGGAAAGTGTTTCAGAGACTCGATCCATCCTTAAGAGAGCGTTTTGCCCAACAAGGCATCATGTATCTCCGTAACTACAGCAAAGGACTGGATATCCCTTGGCAAGAGGTATTTCAAACCGATGATCCAGCAGCGGTGGAAGCCTATTGCCGGGAAGCAGGTATTGAATGGGAATGGATTGGCGACGAGCAACTGAGAACCCGACAAATTTGCCAAGCAACGGCCAGGCATCCTAAAACTGGGGAAGCCGTTTGGTTTAACCAAGCTCATCTATTTCATGTTTCCAGTTTAAGCCCAGAGGTACGCCAATATCTTCTGACTAACCTGGGAGAAGAAAATTTGCCGCGGAATACTTACTACGGAAATGCTTCGCCCATTGCAGAGACCGATTTGGACCAAATTCGAGACGTTTATGAACAAGAAACAATTGTGTTCTCTTGGCAAGCAGGGGATATATTAATGCTCGACAATATGCTAGCTGCTCACGGGCGCAAGCCGTTTTCGGGTTCGAGGCGAGTGGTGGTCAGTATGGCAGAGTCTTGTCAGCAAGGGGAGGCACGTTAATCATGACCAAAAAACCGGAGGGATTTCAACTCTCCC
This genomic stretch from Cyanobacteria bacterium GSL.Bin1 harbors:
- a CDS encoding TauD/TfdA family dioxygenase, with the translated sequence MNFKSIKRKKVNVSQQSLVKTELIASGQQLPLVIKPSVEGVNLIHWTSHHRDWLETKLLQHGGILFRNFAINNPEDLEQLTQAISSDLLSYSYRSTPRTQVKGKIYTSTEYPADRSIPLHNEMSYTRSWPMKIWFACLQPAAEGGETPIADSRKVFQRLDPSLRERFAQQGIMYLRNYSKGLDIPWQEVFQTDDPAAVEAYCREAGIEWEWIGDEQLRTRQICQATARHPKTGEAVWFNQAHLFHVSSLSPEVRQYLLTNLGEENLPRNTYYGNASPIAETDLDQIRDVYEQETIVFSWQAGDILMLDNMLAAHGRKPFSGSRRVVVSMAESCQQGEAR